In Vigna unguiculata cultivar IT97K-499-35 chromosome 3, ASM411807v1, whole genome shotgun sequence, a single genomic region encodes these proteins:
- the LOC114175641 gene encoding sugar transporter ERD6-like 6, translating to MPFAEYHEDARNVRTPFVHGSAGSNNLFVVLCVLVVALGPIQFGFTCGYSSPTQVDMIRDLNLSISRFSMFGSLSNVGAMVGATVSGQIAEYFGRKESLIFAAVPNIFGWLAISIAKDSSLLFMGRLMEGFGVGIISYVVPVYIAEISPRTLRGTLGSVNQLSVTIGIMLAYLLGLFVNWRVLAVLGVLPCGILIPGLYFIPESPRWLAEMGMIEKFEASLKFLRGPNVDITMEAQEIQGSLVSNNRTDTLQFGDLKRKRYWFPLMVGIGLLVLQQLSGINGVFFYSSNIFASAGISSSDVATFGLGAMQVAMTGIATSLVDRSGRRMLLILSSSIMTLSLLLVATSFYLERVVSNDSDLHQLLAMLSVMGLVALVIGFSLGIGPIPWIIMSEILPPNIKGLAGSTATFLNWFTASVITMTANLLLNWSTSGTFTIYAIFSAISVVFSILLVPETKDRTLEEIQASFIR from the exons ATGCCATTTGCGGAGTACCATGAGGATGCTAGGAACGTTAGGACACCTTTCGTCCACGGCTCCGCTGGAAGTAACAATCTCTTTGTTGTGCTATGCGTTCTCGTCGTTGCATTGGGTCCTATCCAATTCGGTTTCACG TGTGGTTATTCTTCTCCAACACAAGTTGATATGATTCGAGATCTTAATCTCTCAATATCAAGG TTTTCAATGTTCGGATCTTTATCTAACGTTGGAGCAATGGTGGGAGCAACGGTCAGCGGCCAAATAGCGGAATACTTCGGACGTAAAGAG TCACTAATATTCGCAGCAGTCCCAAATATATTTGGATGGCTCGCCATTTCTATAGCGAAA GATTCATCGCTTCTATTTATGGGAAGATTAATGGAAGGTTTTGGCGTGGGAATAATCTCTTATGTG GTACCTGTTTATATAGCAGAGATATCACCTAGAACCTTGAGAGGCACTCTTGGATCTGTGAACCAG CTCTCGGTTACTATTGGGATAATGCTGGCTTATTTGTTGGGCCTTTTTGTCAATTGGAGAGTTCTAGCAGTATTAG GAGTTCTTCCCTGTGGAATATTAATACCCGGGCTATATTTCATTCCAGAATCTCCTAGATGGTTG GCCGAAATGGGCATGATAGAAAAGTTTGAAGCCTCCTTAAAATTTTTACGAGGACCCAACGTTGATATTACTATGGAAGCACAAGAAATTCAG GGTTCTCTGGTGTCGAATAACAGAACAGATACTTTACAGTTTGGAGATCTCAAGAGGAAAAGATATTGGTTTCCTTTAATG GTAGGTATTGGACTACTTGTGCTCCAGCAACTTTCTGGTATCAACGGTGTTTTTTTCTATTCTAGTAACATATTTGCAAGTGCag GAATATCATCGAGTGATGTTGCTACATTTGGACTTGGAGCTATGCAG GTCGCGATGACTGGGATTGCTACATCCTTGGTCGACAGAAGTGGGAGAAGGATGCTCCTAATA TTATCCTCATCTATAATGACACTTAGCCTCCTCCTTGTAGCTACCTCATTCTATTTGGAG AGAGTGGTGTCAAATGATTCTGACCTTCATCAATTACTAGCAATGCTCTCAGTTATGGGGCTTGTG GCTTTGGTCATTGGATTTTCTCTAGGCATTGGACCAATCCCCTGGATTATAATGTCTGAG ATACTTCCACCAAATATTAAAGGCCTCGCTGGAAGCACAGCTACGTTTTTGAACTGGTTCACTGCATCAGTAATCACCATGACTGCAAATTTGCTCTTGAATTGGAGCACTTCAg GAACATTCACAATTTACGCCATTTTTTCTGCCATCAGCGTTGTTTTTTCGATACTTTTGGTTCCGGAGACCAAGGACAGAACATTGGAAGAAATTCAGGCATCGTTTATTAGATAG